A genomic stretch from Candidatus Cloacimonadota bacterium includes:
- a CDS encoding 5'-nucleotidase, lipoprotein e(P4) family → MRKIIVYFIFLSFICLNAVKINEEKYLTSVLWQQTAAEYRALCYQAYNLAETRIMEAKENATTKAIVVDVDETILDNSFYRAEKIKNEDFNESFEYWIKKEKAEAVPGALEFLQKADNLRFQIFYITNRDDKYREFTLNNLNKLGFPQVNKEHLLMRQNKISDKTERRDSISERYELILLIGDNLLDFSQIFYGDHIQHRKELVDQYKAEFGRKFIILPNPIHGRWKKMFFHRNDKLTDEEKRSRLIDGLKGIE, encoded by the coding sequence ATGAGAAAAATAATCGTATATTTTATTTTTCTGTCATTCATTTGTTTAAATGCAGTCAAGATCAATGAAGAAAAATACCTCACTTCTGTTTTGTGGCAGCAGACTGCTGCAGAATATCGAGCATTGTGTTATCAAGCCTACAACCTTGCTGAAACGAGAATTATGGAAGCAAAAGAAAATGCTACAACAAAAGCAATTGTGGTGGATGTTGATGAAACAATTTTAGATAATTCCTTCTATCGAGCAGAGAAAATCAAGAATGAAGATTTTAATGAATCGTTCGAATATTGGATAAAAAAGGAAAAAGCAGAAGCAGTTCCTGGTGCTTTGGAATTTTTGCAAAAAGCGGACAATCTCCGATTCCAAATATTTTATATCACAAATAGAGATGATAAATATAGAGAATTTACTTTAAATAATCTAAACAAACTTGGATTTCCACAAGTTAATAAAGAACACCTTCTGATGCGGCAGAACAAAATTTCCGACAAGACCGAAAGAAGGGATTCAATTTCTGAAAGATATGAATTAATTCTTCTGATTGGTGATAACCTTCTTGATTTTTCCCAGATTTTTTACGGAGATCACATCCAACACAGGAAAGAACTTGTTGATCAGTATAAAGCCGAATTTGGTAGGAAGTTTATCATTCTGCCCAATCCGATTCATGGCAGATGGAAGAAAATGTTCTTTCATCGTAATGATAAACTTACAGATGAGGAAAAACGCAGTCGTTTGATTGATGGATTGAAAGGGATAGAGTAA